AGGAAGGGCATTGCTTGTAATAGGCATGCAACTTCAGAATGCCAGAAACAACCTTTATTTGTTATCAAACAGAAAACAGCAAGAAAAGATCAGGCAGTGAAATCCCCAGCGGGTGGCTTCACTTCAACTTTATTATTACAGTATCCCCATTCTTCAGAAGGGAATCTAAAATGAAGAGATAACAGCTAGCCAAATATTGAGTCAGTTCACATTTAtgggcaaatctacctaatttgcactttctaaaacaaacCAAAGCATCATTTTTCTGTTACTGTAGTAATATTTTACTAGTAAAATTTCAGTACTATACCATTAAACATTTGTGGTGTTAGGAGtcattctgcaaagaaacagaaaagaggaTTGTAACTTTAAGAACCTTTTCTGTAAGTTCTGGGTGTGGTTTTCTAGACTGATTAGACACAGCTGGTGATGTGTAGAAAAGAATAGAAGTCGCAGCTTGAATTTTGCCTGCAGAGAGAGAACACCCACAtgctttgtgtttgttgtttttgtatagCTGTAATAAAACCTTTGTTTGAGTCTTTTACACTGGTCTCGTGATTCTGTCGTCTTCCACCAGAAGAAAAACCGCCTCCaacaggttatgggcccagtccTGAGTGGGCAGAAACAGAGCGTGGAAAAGAACCCAGGGACTGGAAGCGACTCAGTGTTTCCTAAGTGTCTGTTTGAGACCAGGAGCCGAACAATTCTTCAAGCCACGTGTGAGTAAAGACTTAGTGGAAAGCTGAAAGCTGGGTGCAGGGGCGGACAAAGGCTTTCCGGCGCCCAGGGCGGCACCGTGGGCATggacctgggggcggggcgttgcCCACACAGCATGCATGCATGGCATCTCCACGCACAATGCATGTGCCATATGCACACAACGCATGCACAGGAAGCACATGATGTGTGTGCCCTATGCAGTGgctctgcacatgcgtgctacgcAGCAGAGCCACCGGCAAACCTCAGTGCTGTATGGGGATGCTGCCACCCGCTGGGATCCTCCGCTCGCAGAGGATCCCAACGctagagcggcgctgccggcaagCCGCGAGCAAGCTGTAGagtgatgtttttaaaaagccttgctttgcagcttgctcgctcactgGCTTGGTGTGCGCTTTCCTTTCCTgggtgaggggtgggccagggagaggtgggcgggtgttccgatgcactgagccccaaagaggaagctcagggacatgtgcatgggcttaaatagaggtccctcgatcgatTTGACTGATGGCCcactggcccaattgcacccggGATCAAGCGAcgtccaatagggtgttgtggccattcaaacattcccacccacaacacatggTCTGGTTGCCAGGctgcaccgcaacatgtgccctcttgttagggaggaccagATCAATACTGCATCCCTTCAGTGCAATTCATAGCATGGTACAGCAAAGAAATTGAATTCTTAGGGTGTGTAGTAGGTTTGTCTATTAGCCTATCATAATGAAAGGAACAATGCCTATCTGTGTTGTAATTCAGGAACTGTCATTCAGTTGAACCTATTAGTTTTGTTTAGGctaaataaattgcatttatgGACTTTCTTCATACATGCAGTTGTGGGGACTAAAGGTAGAAATCATCTTGCAGAAGTCCATTAAAATGAAATAGGAGCACCACTGCCCTCTTTTGTTGCTCTTAATCATTGCAATGGCATTTATGCAAGTGAGCTTCCCAGTGTATTTGTGCTACACAGAATTCAAAGCAGAGACTGAAAGCTCATTTTTACTgctccctgctgacccctggtggtggtcccctgacatgaCCCATGAATCTATCTGTGACCTGGATACTGAGTCAGAGCCTGCAGGGTGAGCAGATGCTGCACTGGGTCAACTTCAGGGATTAGAGTTGACTGCTGAAGATCGGAAGGCCACTGAACCTCCCACACTATTTTCATCCATGTTCAACAACACGTAAGTATTTATCTCAGAAGTTCCCACAATCCCAGCAACATTTCCAAATGCAGGCTGTCAAGGGAGAGCAATGCTATGGAAAGCTGGTGCAACGCTCAGCAGGGGTGCTGTGGCTTCAGCTCATGCTGCTGGAATCCTCCCCAAATTGCTATCCATTATAATGGTACTTCCAGAGAATggcaaaggcatagctgccaagtctcccgtttttcacgggaaacccccgtattttaaaccgtttcccgctggcagcctggattggaaaaaatcccataaatcccccggatttcctacctgccagggagctgagggaggctccattttgggccCTGGtgccgcctgatttccggtgcccagacatgggcagcgcggtactggaagtcgcttctacgcatgtccggacatgcgttgaagcaacttccggtgccactccgcccatgcctgggcaccgaaaatcaggTGGCGCCGGCACTGGaatttgcttctacgcatgtccagacatgcatagaagcgacttctggtgctgcgctgctgctgatcccgcatttttcagcgggagacttggcagctatgggcaaagGCAGTTTCATTGTGCTAATCATTCTGATTTTCCCAAAATACAcctcaagaaaaagaagaaaaagatggcTACTTATACTGTTGGATAACCGAAATGATTTCTTCTCTTGGatgaaaaaaacaatttaaacagcAAGTATTGTGGCGACTGCACATTAGAAAACACAACGAACATGGGAGTCTCACCTAAGCatttcatagttacaggtaggtagccgtgttggtctgagttgaaacaaaataaaaaaattccttcagtagcaccaactaagtttttattttggtatgagctttcgtgtgcatgcacacttcatcagatactctgaaacagaatccaccagtcccttatgtatattcagagggtggggggtgggagtgatggtaatgggtgatgggctgataggagtggtaaacctgttgatgactgttaacgactgttaatgactgcaattggtcttgcgggggggagcaagggctgaggtgctaaggaaagcttgctcatgtataatgagataagaatcctatgtctttgttcattccatgtcagatttgtgtccatttatcctttggcgtagggtttggcctgtttgtccaatatagagagctgaagggcactgttggcatttgatttCATGTTCACTTTTGGGCATTGCTTGAAAGTCTTGTCTTTGATAGCTCAAAGGAAATGTCTGTTGGGGCACACTTCCAAGAAACAAAGGGTGGCAACAGCATTTTTTGCTTAGGGTAGGAACAAATATTCTGCCAAACAACAGAACAATGGAATCCTGATCAAGAAGAGAAAATTAGGAAAAGTTCCAGGAAGCAGGAAACGAAGGCATGTTATGCCTGATAAGCTACTAAATGAACCTACCCTGTTTCAGTCATCATGTTAGATTAAATACAAAAAACACTGGAACTTTAATTCTTTTATCGCAACATTTAACAAGGTGTGCTTATGTTatggtacatgcatttttgtatttttatgttgacGTGTCTCTTCTTCAGCCCAGTGGAACCATATTTTCAGTACTGTCAAGGACAACATCCAGATCACTTCTGAAATATTTTGCCTTGAGGGATACTTACGAAAGGAAAcatttaaataatgaaaataaaataaacactttcTAAGTCCTAGAACAAACAGTTTGAATCCTTGTGAACAAGTTGCTTGAGGATTTTTGTTTCTAAATTCACATTTGAATGAGCTCTAGCGAGAGTGAACACCAGGACTGGAATACAACTCACTGTCcctaaatacaggtaggtagccgtgttggtctgccgtagtcgaaacaaaataaaaaattccttccagtagcacctgttggtctctaaggggctactggaaggattattattattattttgcccctaAATAATTTGGGCTCAAGGACAGGCAGCAAAATCTGGGCTCAGACAGGCAGTAAAATTTAccaaatatgcccccccccccaaaaaatcttctctctttggtgatcactcatagccgagtaagattgtcttccataaacacagttttaacaatgagtctgtaagtgactgtggaggccaattctggatccacacgtccttccacagtggggacattggtttctgggcgggacttgatcatggtgtggatttgccaagcgtgccttcctcttagcacgtttctcccttgcatcctgagattgagtgccttcaaagcccatgacacctttggtaaaggctgttctccaactggagcgctcgcaggccagtatttcccagttgtcagtgtttatactacatttttaaagatttgccttgagacagtctgtaaacctcttttgttggccaccagcattacgctttctattttaaagttcggaatagagtagttgctttggaagacgatcatcaggcatccgcataacatgaccagtccaacgaagttgatgttgaagaatcattgcttcaacccaTACACATATGTAAACAGCAGATTTTGACAGTTTATAATGCCTTGCATTGAGATTATGCACACTGTACCCATGGCAAAACAATGTACctctcttaaaaaggtaaagggccccctgaccatcaggtccagttgtgtccgactggggttgcggtgctcatcttgctctataggccgagggagccagcgtttgtccgcagacagcttccgggtcatgtggccagcaggacaaagctgcttctgacgaaccagagcagtgcacggaaacgccgtttaccttctacctgagagtaagcctgcAAGGAAGCCAATTACAAAAAGGCATTTGCTTCTGCATTACTTCAGGCAGTGTCGGGAatgaaaaagagaagaggcaggttGCTGCTTGCCAGCATGTGCCACCGTTTTCTTGTTCCACTTCAATCCAGGCATGAGCCCATCCTTTAGGTGTAGCAGAGCACCCAGTGGCTTCAATTTGACGATGTGGCTGGGAGGATGCCTTGTGACTGGATGTCACTGAACAACAACTGGCACATTTCCATCTGCATAAGAGCCGCCCTGAGCATGTGATTTGGGGCCTTCCATGCTCAGTGGCCTTTATAACTACAGGGAAAGCCTATTGTAACATTTATGGAGGGAACTGCTCCGTAGAAAAGCTCTGGTGTGCACTGCCAACCTACTTGTTGGTTAGTGTGATGTGAAGCAACTGGGACAACTGCCAGCGGGCGACAGTCAAGTGTCTATTTCAAGAGAAAGATACTGACTGGGCTATGTATGCTGCTGTCTCCCTTCTCCTATTGACCACCTGCCTGCCCTCAGGATGGATGGTGAAGCAGAAGGCCCTGGATGACTACGTCAAGCAGCATGACCCTCACTACAGTTACACCCTCAAGAACAAGGAGGACAGGCCAGATGTCACCATCTATACCCTCAACATGACCTCTCTGAAGTGGCTGGATGGTGAGAGCAGAGGATGGCAGTTCTTTGCTTGCCCTTTTCATTTGAGGAGGATGGGAAAGAGCGGGGAGGAAGCCTAATGTGATGAGGAGGCTGCTAGATGGGTGTGATTGCTCTGTGGGAAGTAAGGAAACATGAGGAGCAGCAGCTACAGGCCTAGTCTCCCTGTGGCTGGCTAGAAAAGGGAGCATGGCCACTTCCTCAGCCTCTGGGGAAAACATACTTCTGAGGCAGAGATCAAGACATGGGTCCAAGCAGGACCCTTTAAAGTCATTAATTAGCACAAATTATTAAGGTTTGAATTAGAAAACTTTGTAAGGTGAAGGTCTGATAAAAGGGTGAAGTTGTCCTGTCTGAGAATGTAATGAAGAAGGAATGGTCTACCATCAACAGATCAACTGCAGGGCAACTGGGAGCTAACCTTAAATTAATGCAGAGGTCTGTCCTGGGTCATGCGACTTTCTTGGGTCAGCAGTATTCTCCTACCAAATTTCTCCATATCCCAGACACTTCCAAAATCTGCCCACAATGAATTGTTCACTTCAGAGCCCAATCCAACGTGAAATGTAACTTTTCAGATATTGCTGCATCCTGCTTGAGCATGAGGAACAAGATACATGCCCCAACCTCCAGTCATTCTAAATTTTCCTGACTGCTTTTATGAtgactctttttttttacttagtGATTGTTCTTTTGGTGCAGATTCACATGTGAATCAGTACACTGTTCTTACTGTTATCTGCAGGAGTGGCTCAACATCCCTTTCCATTTCTCTTCCTTCCATGCTCCATTTTTTGAGCTATGATTGATGCGGtagatgggatttggagtctaaCAGCATCCCTGCCCtaattgatttgggggggggggctggttaccttcctttcatttcatctgtcctgactgtgtgtgtgtgtgtgtgtgtgtgtgtgtgtgtgtgtgtgtgtgtgtgatttctctaCTATTAGACAAATATCAGTTATGTTTCTGTGTATCCATTCAGATTCTGAAGTGGATGCAACAGTTTGGTGGCATGAACTGATCATTGTTGTCCCCACAAACCCCAAAATGACGAGCGCCTGTTTGCTGATGATTGGGAATGGAAGAAATGATGATGTCCCTCAACCCATGGACTTAAGCGTTGAAGAAGCCATTATGACAGCAAAATCTGCTGGGTTGTAAGTATCAGGAAGAATCCCTGAGAAATGATTATGACACCAACTCTGCTTTGTTAACACTGTTAAAGGAATTAGTATCCCTACTAGAATAGAGAACTGTGAAGCAGATGTTTAATGGTAATCTAAATCAATCCACTGTATTCAAGAAAGTTTCTTTATGCTTTTTTCTTGGGTTATCTGCCTCTCAGCTCCCCAGTACATATGTACAAATTATGACCAAGATGTTTCTTTAATTCTTTGTCACACATACTCAGATCAGGCATTCAAATCATTTAAGAAACTATAATGACCATGACCTACTGTTAATTAAAATGGCAGCAAAAGGAGAGGAAATTAATATCGGTTTGCTGTTCTCTGAACTGctgtaatagtgtgtgtgtgtgtgtgtgtgtgtgtgtgtgtgtgtgtgtgtgtgtgtggattttagcAAATTTTATGACTGGCCCCAAAGCCATCCAGAGCTGTAGGCTCTGGTTGCTTTGGCATCATTGTCTGTCAATCACAAAGCGTATTTGCTTGGGTTGATGTTATTTTCAAAGAAGCATGAAGCACTTTCACAGCCATTGCCGAACAGATACTAATGACTAATACTTCGCTTTGTCTCTGAAGTTGCACAGCTATTTTGAGGCAGATCCCAAACCAGCCAGTTACCTACCATGTAAGTGCTCTTCCCACACTCTCTTTCATACTCTTATGTGTGTCCACAGAATGAATTGATTGGGTGTAGGGATGTTCACATCTGACAGTTttgatttctctgtttctcatccacacacacacacccccaatcaaatctaaagttcagttctccacaattaCGCACCCGTCTATGGAATTTTTTTTAGCTGCTTGTGACGtttcatcagtattttagtgcaattttctccgaataagcacattgtgtgtgtgtagtttcccctaatgtacacatttttgcaagcactttcccctaatattatGCATTTTAGATGTTATTTTTTCCTAATACATCATTTACTTATTATTAGTCTCCTTCCACACACATATCTCTAGGCAATTTACAATAAAccaggtaaaaaaacaaaaacaacacaataagcaGGAGATATATTTTACGCGGGACAcgggttgcgctgtggtctaaaccacagagcctagggcttgccaatcagaaggtcggcggttcgaatccccgtgacggggtgagctcccattgctcagtcccagctcctgccaacctaccagttcaaaagcacgtcaagtgcaagtagataaatagataccgctccggcaggaaggtaaacggtgtttctgtgtgctgccctggtttaccagaagcagcttagtcatgctggccacatgacccagaagctgtatgtcagctccctcggccagtaaagcgagatgagtgctgtaaccccagagtcgtccgcgactgcacctaatggtcaggggtccctttacctttacctatattttaAACATATGCACACAACAGTCCAAAATAGACACCCATAGCAAAAGACCCATTCATCCAACGGGGAAAagctgttggaacaaaaatgtctccaatagtttgtaaaaagtgcagatagtgagctgtccctgttctgtggaacagaatTCCTGCTGggatacagcacacacacacactctttgaaCCTTCCACAAAcaatggaaaacattttttttgtttagatacacttttccagctggatgaaaTAGTCTCTACCATAAATGGTTTATGTTCAATTGTTCTCAAATTTATCTCCAGGCTGTTCTTATTTGTATGGGTTTTTAAAGCAGCTAAATGTTTGTAAATTGCCTTGCTACATGCATTGAAggatatgcaaaaataaacaaatagaatAGCACGTGCGCTTTTGTGTGTGCATTATTTTGTTGGCATATTGCATCGTGAAATTCAGAAGTGTGAAATCTGCGTGGACAGATTCATTTCgtgtttcattttgcatattgCTTCAGACAACACAAATGAGGGACGTTGACGCTAAAATGTGAGCCaatttgaatttctcccccatccctcattGGTATTGTTTtccaaagaaaacatttgtatttCACTTTTGATATATTGATCCTCATTCTGTCAAGCAGAATCGCTCAACCTGTAACAGAACTGAATGAACGCATTGCTGTGCTAGAGTAATAGATCGTGGCAGTTCTCATTCCACATGGTATGAGAACTAGGGCAGACCTATCATGTTGTTCTAGGGGACAAGATGGGATACTTCAACCAAAAACTTTGATCTGTTTTGTTTCTAGAAAATCTCTATGCAAAAATGCAAGAATGGCATTGAAGATTATGCCGTTTTTTGTTCATGGCGGAAGTTCATAATTGACAAGATGGCACAGCCAGATGTGCTGATTCAGTTCCCAATGGTCAAGGTAACTCtggctccttccttctttctggaTTGGTGGACAGACACTGCCAACATTCAGGAACATGTTGCTGCTTGTTCCCAGCAATGTAGTAATGCTAGAAGAGTTATTTTAAAGGTTTCTTAAGCTTTAAGAAAAAGCTTAATAGCAGCATGGGATCATTCTTTAGAGGAATcgtgggtgggggttgggagggAGGTTAGGAGCGGGGGAGAGTCCCCCTCGTGCTGCTCAGCTGAGTGGGAAACAGTTGAGAGTGGTGAAAAAAGGTGCTGGACTTCAGAATAAAGTTGATCTTTATtctaaggcccccccccccattttttcctaCTGCTTGACTTAGCCATGGGAAGATATACTGTCGACCATGTAAGATTAGGCAGTGGTCCAGAAGCAGCCTGGGAAGTGCAGGTTGTACAGTTCTGAAGAGGAAATAGGAAAAAGGGCATGTTTCATGGAGACTATGCATACAGACTAGAGAATCTACATATGCCCAGAAAATGTGCAAAATGAAGTCAAGATACCATACATACATTTTCAAAGGTCTGTTTGGGATTATGCATAATGTCCAGATAATATTCAAAATTTAGTTGAAGATATGAACATTCTGCAAAGCCTATTAGGGATTATGTATAATTGCCAGTGATATACAAAATTCACTTGATATATGCACATTTCCCTGGCTTTGCTGGAAAGTATGTATGATGATCACAAATTCTACACAATTCCCTCTTCATTGAAGGATTATGTGCATATTCTGCTTGAGACCTGACGAATGAGCACAGTGTTGCAAAGAACTAAACACAGAATATATCAGAGGGTGAAATTAATTCATTTTGTTTCTAGGAGGAGGATTTGTAAAAAATATCAGTGAGCTGATGAGTGCTGATTCTTAAACCAGCACACTGTGTGTACCATCAGCATTGCCCTTGCAGAATACAGTATAGGGTGTCCCTGTTAAAGCTCTGAAGACAAACCTTATTGTGATGGCACTAAGATTATGCCATTCTAACAATAGAGTATCCTCAGGCTCTTTGCAAGTATGTCTTTTGAATTCCAGAGGCTGTAATCCTTTTGTCTTCTGTTCAGGCCACTGTGCGAGCCATGGACACCATAACAGCATTCTTACAGAAAGAATCTGCTGGAAAGATGAACATTGCCAAGTTCATGTTGACAGGTGGTTCCAAGGTAGGTATGAAGGTCTGTGCTGCTTTGCTTTCCGTGTATGTAACACAttatctgtggtttttttttttttttttttttgttcccagtGCACCTTCCCAACCTCATTCTTTTGTCTCTTTTTGGCAGCGTGGCTGGACTAGCTGGCTTGCGGCAGCCGTGGATGAAAGAGTTGTGTCCTTTGCTCCAATTGTATTTGATCTTTTGAATATCATTAAGGTGAGAATCCAGTTTCTTCACAGTAAAGTAAAGAAGAGTAGAGAACAACGAGACTGTACAAAGGGCAATGCGCTATGTGTGTGTAGTAACTCTCCATTCTATAGGATTTCAAGTACTTAAGCTTTGGCACTTGCTGTATGGAAAGTCTTAATGTGCACAGAGGACTCACTTCTGGCTGCTTTGCTTTAGAGCTGGCATCATCAATACCGAGCGTACTGTGGCTGGACATTTGCATGGCGGCACATACATGAACTGAAAATTACTCGGAGGTTGGACACTCCACGGTTCAAGATATTAACTTCGCATGTTGATCCACTTGGTGAGCACTTCTTACTGTATGTTCTCAGATTTCTCTGATAAATGATATGGTAGCAGAAGAAAGGATAGTTGTAGAAACGGAGGGAACGGGCAATTTTGGTGGCGCTATTATGCACGAAACAAGCATGGAAGAGCATGGTGTTATGCAGAGGAATAGGGAATGGCTTGATCAAATGAAGTCTTTTCCACTTTGGTGTAGATCCATTATTTTGTCTGGGGTGGGGCAGTGTGGGTGGAGCAAGTAAGCAATCAAGCTGGTCACTGATTAGACACTTTTGCATGCTGtccttcagcagcctgccttgaGTAAGTGTTCACTCCCTTCTGTCTTCCCCCACTCCAAACTTCcaactccttttcttcttcctctctcatttcttcactcccccttcctctgcctctcCATGTTTCTTCCTCTTTAAGCCAGTTACCGACTTTGTTAAGCTACAACAgccaagtggtatacaaattttgttaaataagttTCTGTTGTGGCATGTCATTAATTATATATAACCTGCAGACTTCAGCTTTTGCTTGACTGATTCTGGAAATCAAACGAATATGAGAACTGCTGCAATTTCAGCACCTGTGTCCACTGGACAGAATTCTCCCACGTCCTTACATCCTGCCCCCTGAGTGTGTGCCGCTCTTTAGGGATTTGTGGTTCTTACTCCATTCTGCTTATTCTCTATTGCTTCTGTGCAGTCTTGCTATCCTTTTTATGATGATTTATGATAAAACAAGGTAGTAGCAACCTGAGAACCATATGTTGGTCATTTCTGTAACAGCTAATTTTTCCATCCCCAGCATATAACGAACGATACTTAAACAAGCCCAAGTATCTAATCATAGCAGCAGGAGATGAATTCTTCCCTCTCGACGATTCCCACTATTTCTTCAATGAGCTATCAGGAGCAAAATATTTCCGGTGGGTTCATGCTGCTGCTCTCATTTTTCCTTATACTATCAAACACCAGCCCATGTTCTGCAAAACTACAATAAGGTGACTCATTCCGAGCCAAGAAAATCTGGATTCAAATCTGCATCAGTTACGTGCATTTAAATGATAACGCCTTTTTTCACTTAATTCTGTAATGTGTTACTGTTGTGCaataattctgcatagtctaatCAAGGACAATGGCAAGGAGCTGTGCAGGACACCAAAGCCTCACCCTGATAACTGGAAACTTTAGTAGCTCCTGTGGCTTTTGAGACTTTACcaggcacacaccccacacactccCAAGCATAGGACAGGATTCAACTAACAAACTTTACCAATGGAAGCccacacaaggacttccactGGCACAACAAGGTTTCCCCCCATTTCTGCACCCCCTTCCAGTTGGCTGGGGGGTTCAGGAGAACTCCTGGAACACAGGAGAGGAGATAAACAAACTCTCttttttggaggaagggcagaagtGACCCAGGTTGTTAGACAGTCAGTGGATGGTGTTATTAACCCACCTTTGTAATTAGAACGATAAACATGCAACCAGTGAACAAAATGCTAGTTTAGCCATCACTCCAATCGACACGGCAATGTTTCTGATGAGTGCCTGCcacttaaattattatttttattcactaTGTTTCCATATCCCTCTGTCAATTTGCTTGCCATCTTACTAATTGAaaaggattttctttctttctttctttctttctttctttctttctttctttctttctttctttctttcaaaaagccTGCAAAGCAGTTCTGCCCTCTGATGAGTTGAAACCTGATCACACAAAGGACACCAACCAATGGGTTCTGTGCAAAGGCAGCTTTTGCTATGTGGTTCAAATTAATCTATACTGCCTTAAAAACGTTTACAATTGTATTTACCCTCAATAATTCCTGGCTTCCTTGCAAGTGGGAAGTATGTTTTGTCTCCTCCTGTCTGTTCTCTCCCTATATTCTAAATCACATTTTAGTGCATTTGATATAAACCTTTACTTAATATTCATGGAGACAGGTCTTTGGAACCAATTAAATATTGTTAGAAgaacagcaatttcacatttgagttctttaatAACTTTTTGGTGGGTAAAATCTGgtgattttctgtttttaatttgtcagtagagcctagaacaggcatccccaaactgcggccctccagatgttttggcctacaactcccatgatccctagctaagaggaccagtggtcagggattatgggaactgtagtccaaaacatctggagggccgaagtttggggatgcctggcctagaacctGGCTACAtatccctcctgcaaaattcaCAGAGGCTTTGAATtagaatactcccccccccccgcctgtatATTTTTCTATATGTGTATATTCCAAAGAAGAAAACCCCATAAAGAGTCAAATTTCTGTGATTAGAGGAAATATGTAATTGCTTTGTCTATTGCAAGGGAGCTATTATTTCAAAAACCTCTCTGTTGCCCTGCAGGGCCACCCCAAACAACGATCACTTGATGACACGGGACCCATCGATAAAAGTATCGATTGCAATGTCGGTTATAAGCTTTTTTCTTAGCACCATTTTGAATCTGAAAATGCCCCAAATTTCCTGGAAGAGAACCGAG
Above is a window of Zootoca vivipara chromosome 2, rZooViv1.1, whole genome shotgun sequence DNA encoding:
- the LOC118076302 gene encoding autocrine proliferation repressor protein A-like, translating into MYAAVSLLLLTTCLPSGWMVKQKALDDYVKQHDPHYSYTLKNKEDRPDVTIYTLNMTSLKWLDDSEVDATVWWHELIIVVPTNPKMTSACLLMIGNGRNDDVPQPMDLSVEEAIMTAKSAGFCTAILRQIPNQPVTYHKISMQKCKNGIEDYAVFCSWRKFIIDKMAQPDVLIQFPMVKATVRAMDTITAFLQKESAGKMNIAKFMLTGGSKRGWTSWLAAAVDERVVSFAPIVFDLLNIIKSWHHQYRAYCGWTFAWRHIHELKITRRLDTPRFKILTSHVDPLAYNERYLNKPKYLIIAAGDEFFPLDDSHYFFNELSGAKYFRATPNNDHLMTRDPSIKVSIAMSVISFFLSTILNLKMPQISWKRTETKAAGVIELYTDTEPSAVKCFFSNTLDAERRDFRLLVAPGPSGVSQPISWLPCKVEKVKTGVYKAEEEQPQSGWKAFFIEATFPGPGTIDFVLSSEVHIIPDTFPCLGCSGKKCKGKVVLHSPRTLWLLLLKSFMSVNTRGTQKTMQRSQATAATQTARDEASKGQQMREHVNSMLEFVEQLKGNNSAAQPYCCTVLLNHTGP